The following are encoded together in the Mumia sp. Pv4-285 genome:
- a CDS encoding sulfate/molybdate ABC transporter ATP-binding protein: protein MSIEIAGVGRRFGDFVALEDINLSVPTGQLTALLGPSGGGKSTLLRIIAGLENADSGTVQIGGTDATRLPARKRNVGFVFQHYAAFKHMTVARNVAFGLEIRKLPKKQVADRVREMLSLVHLEQFADRYPAQLSGGQRQRMALARALAIEPSVLLLDEPFGALDAKVRKELRDWLRRLHDEVHVTTVFVTHDQEEALEVADQIVVINQGRIEQIGTPDELYDQPASDFVLSFLGPVTTLGGRLVRPHDIEVTAAPVPDAVPGTVSRWTRIGYEVRLEVTPTEGGEPILVQLTRTEALQRGLATGSAVWLRETAPVNGAHAPVLA from the coding sequence ATGAGCATCGAGATCGCAGGGGTCGGCCGTCGCTTCGGCGACTTCGTGGCCCTCGAGGACATCAACCTGTCGGTCCCCACGGGCCAGCTCACCGCCCTGCTCGGACCCAGCGGCGGCGGCAAGTCCACGCTGCTGCGCATCATCGCCGGACTCGAGAACGCCGACTCCGGCACCGTGCAGATCGGGGGCACCGACGCCACCCGCCTCCCCGCGCGCAAGCGCAACGTGGGCTTCGTGTTCCAGCACTACGCCGCGTTCAAGCACATGACCGTCGCCCGCAACGTGGCGTTCGGTCTGGAGATCCGCAAGCTCCCCAAGAAGCAGGTCGCCGACCGCGTCCGGGAGATGCTGAGCCTGGTCCACCTCGAGCAGTTCGCCGACCGCTACCCCGCGCAGCTGTCGGGTGGTCAGCGGCAGCGCATGGCCCTGGCACGCGCGCTCGCGATCGAGCCCAGCGTGCTGCTGCTCGACGAGCCGTTCGGAGCCCTCGACGCGAAGGTCCGCAAGGAGCTGCGCGACTGGCTGCGACGTCTGCACGACGAGGTGCACGTCACCACCGTGTTCGTGACCCACGACCAGGAGGAGGCCCTGGAGGTCGCCGACCAGATCGTCGTGATCAACCAGGGGCGCATCGAGCAGATCGGCACGCCCGACGAGCTGTACGACCAGCCGGCCTCGGACTTTGTGCTGTCGTTCCTCGGTCCGGTCACCACCCTCGGTGGGCGACTGGTGCGGCCGCACGACATCGAGGTCACCGCCGCCCCCGTCCCGGACGCCGTACCGGGCACGGTCTCGCGGTGGACCCGGATCGGGTACGAGGTGCGCCTCGAGGTGACGCCGACCGAGGGCGGGGAGCCGATCCTCGTCCAGCTCACGCGGACGGAGGCTCTCCAGCGCGGGCTTGCCACGGGCTCGGCCGTGTGGCTGCGCGAGACTGCGCCGGTCAACGGAGCACACGCACCCGTCCTGGCCTGA
- a CDS encoding MFS transporter gives MTTTLSPRRPRPPRILRERADGRPHNLTLALIALALGGFAIGTTEYVTMGLLPEIASGIGVSIPSAGHVISAYAVGVVVGAPLIVSMTARLPKHALAIALVAALALGNMLTAIAPTYETLLGARFLAGLPHGAYFGVASLIAASMVSPQRRGRAVAAVMLGLAAANLIGVPVSTFLGQQLGWRSAYWVVVGLAVVTMGFIGAFVPQQQRDTSATVRRELRALRQPQVLLTAGVGAIGFGGLFAVYSYIAPITTDVSHLSASFVPWVLLVYGIGSILGTGLGGRLADHALFAWLCTVLVAMAALLALFAVTAQHGALLLIGVLLLSTAASALGLLLQMRLMHVAGSAKMLGAALNHSALNAANALGAWLGGLVIAAGLGYIATAWVGVGLSFAGLGILVASAWLYRGERLALSLAH, from the coding sequence ATGACCACCACGCTCTCGCCTCGCCGTCCACGACCGCCGCGCATCCTGCGCGAGCGGGCTGACGGCCGTCCGCACAACCTGACCCTGGCGCTGATCGCGCTGGCTCTTGGCGGATTCGCCATCGGGACCACCGAGTACGTGACGATGGGGCTCCTGCCCGAGATCGCCTCCGGGATCGGTGTGTCGATCCCGAGCGCCGGTCACGTCATCTCCGCGTACGCGGTCGGCGTCGTCGTCGGTGCACCGCTCATCGTCTCGATGACCGCCAGGCTTCCGAAGCATGCGCTCGCCATCGCCCTGGTGGCCGCACTCGCCCTCGGGAACATGCTGACCGCCATCGCCCCGACGTACGAGACGCTGCTCGGAGCCCGATTCCTCGCCGGCCTGCCGCACGGGGCGTACTTCGGCGTCGCGTCACTGATCGCCGCCTCGATGGTCTCCCCGCAGCGACGTGGTCGAGCGGTCGCGGCCGTCATGCTCGGGCTCGCAGCCGCGAACCTGATCGGCGTGCCCGTCAGCACGTTCCTCGGTCAGCAGCTCGGCTGGCGCTCGGCGTACTGGGTCGTCGTCGGCCTCGCGGTCGTCACCATGGGGTTCATCGGGGCGTTCGTCCCGCAGCAGCAGCGCGACACGTCGGCGACCGTACGACGCGAGCTGCGCGCGCTGCGTCAGCCGCAGGTCCTCCTCACCGCGGGCGTCGGGGCGATCGGGTTCGGCGGTCTGTTCGCCGTCTACAGCTACATCGCACCCATCACGACCGACGTGAGCCACCTCAGTGCCTCGTTCGTCCCGTGGGTGCTACTGGTCTACGGGATCGGGTCCATCCTCGGGACCGGGCTCGGCGGACGGCTCGCCGACCACGCTCTCTTCGCGTGGCTCTGCACCGTGCTGGTCGCGATGGCGGCGCTGCTCGCGCTGTTCGCGGTCACGGCGCAGCACGGTGCTCTGCTCCTGATCGGCGTGCTTCTGCTGTCGACGGCGGCGTCCGCGCTCGGACTGCTGCTGCAGATGCGCCTGATGCACGTGGCGGGCAGCGCCAAGATGCTCGGTGCTGCCCTCAACCACTCGGCGCTCAACGCTGCCAACGCGCTCGGGGCGTGGCTGGGCGGCCTGGTGATCGCCGCCGGGCTCGGCTACATCGCGACGGCGTGGGTCGGCGTGGGCCTGTCGTTCGCCGGGCTCGGGATCCTCGTCGCGTCGGCGTGGCTCTACCGCGGGGAACGACTGGCACTGTCGCTCGCGCACTGA
- the aqpZ gene encoding aquaporin Z, with translation MTPEIRSRLGAELLGSFWLVLGGCGTAVIAAVFVTDAGNLGVGHLGVAFAFGLTVLTGAYAVGHISGAHFNPAVTFGLAIAKRFPWKDVLPYWIVQIIGSTLAGAVLLGIANGIESFNAVESGFATNGYDDRSPGGYVLWSVFLCEVVMTAMFLYVILGVTSKRAPVGFAPLAIGLMLTLIHLVSIPVSNTSVNPARSLGVAWFAGADALAQVWVFLLAPLIGAAIAGASFVFITGVDRSDVEVTGETTR, from the coding sequence ATGACGCCCGAAATCCGCTCACGACTCGGAGCCGAGCTGCTCGGCTCCTTCTGGCTGGTGCTCGGCGGCTGCGGCACGGCGGTGATCGCCGCAGTGTTCGTGACCGATGCGGGCAACCTCGGCGTCGGTCACCTCGGTGTCGCCTTCGCCTTCGGCCTGACCGTCCTCACCGGCGCGTACGCCGTCGGCCACATCTCCGGCGCGCACTTCAACCCCGCCGTCACCTTCGGGCTCGCCATCGCGAAACGGTTCCCGTGGAAGGACGTCCTTCCCTACTGGATCGTCCAGATCATCGGCTCCACCCTCGCCGGCGCCGTGCTCCTGGGCATCGCCAACGGCATCGAGAGCTTCAACGCCGTCGAGAGCGGATTCGCCACCAACGGCTACGACGACCGGTCCCCCGGCGGCTACGTGCTCTGGTCGGTGTTCCTGTGCGAGGTCGTCATGACCGCGATGTTCCTGTACGTGATCCTCGGCGTCACCTCGAAGCGTGCACCCGTCGGGTTCGCACCGCTGGCGATCGGCCTGATGCTGACGCTGATCCACCTCGTCTCGATCCCGGTGAGCAACACGTCCGTCAACCCGGCGCGATCGCTCGGTGTCGCGTGGTTCGCGGGAGCGGATGCCCTCGCCCAGGTCTGGGTCTTCCTGCTGGCTCCCTTGATAGGCGCCGCCATCGCCGGAGCCTCCTTCGTCTTCATCACCGGAGTCGATCGGAGCGACGTCGAGGTCACCGGCGAGACCACGCGCTGA
- a CDS encoding malate dehydrogenase gives MSATPVKVAVTGAAGQIGYSLLFRIAAGDLLGPDTPVQLRLLEITPALKALEGVVMELDDCAFPLLDSVEIGDDANTIFDGANLALLVGARPRTKGMERGDLLEANGAIFTAQGKALNDHAADDIRIGVTGNPANTNALIAKTNAPDIPAERFSALTRLDHNRAISQLAAKTGAKVTDITKMTIWGNHSATQYPDIFHAEIAGRNAAEVVDDQAWIADSFIPTVAKRGAAIIEARGASSAASAASATIDAARDWLLGSPEGDWVSMAVSSDGSYGVPEGIISSFPVVTKGGDWEIVQGLEIDEFSRAKIDASVAELVEERDAVTKLGLI, from the coding sequence GTGAGCGCAACACCCGTGAAGGTGGCCGTCACCGGCGCCGCCGGTCAGATCGGCTACAGCCTGCTCTTCCGTATCGCCGCCGGCGATCTGCTCGGCCCGGACACCCCGGTCCAGCTCCGCCTGCTCGAGATCACGCCTGCGCTCAAGGCGCTCGAGGGCGTCGTGATGGAGCTCGACGACTGCGCGTTCCCGCTGCTCGACTCGGTCGAGATCGGCGACGACGCCAACACCATCTTCGACGGCGCGAACCTCGCCCTCCTCGTCGGCGCGCGCCCCCGTACGAAGGGCATGGAGCGCGGCGACCTCCTCGAGGCGAACGGCGCGATCTTCACGGCTCAGGGCAAGGCGCTCAACGACCACGCCGCCGACGACATCCGGATCGGCGTGACCGGCAACCCGGCCAACACCAACGCGCTCATCGCCAAGACGAACGCTCCCGACATCCCCGCCGAGCGGTTCTCGGCGCTCACGCGTCTCGACCACAACCGTGCGATCTCGCAGCTGGCCGCCAAGACCGGCGCCAAGGTCACCGACATCACCAAGATGACGATCTGGGGCAACCACTCGGCAACCCAGTACCCCGACATCTTCCACGCCGAGATCGCCGGCCGTAACGCTGCCGAGGTCGTCGACGACCAGGCGTGGATCGCCGACAGCTTCATCCCGACCGTCGCCAAGCGCGGCGCCGCGATCATCGAGGCGCGCGGCGCCTCGTCGGCCGCCTCGGCCGCCTCCGCGACCATCGATGCGGCCCGCGACTGGCTGCTCGGCTCCCCCGAGGGCGACTGGGTCTCGATGGCCGTCTCGTCCGACGGCTCGTACGGCGTGCCCGAGGGCATCATCTCCTCGTTCCCCGTCGTCACCAAGGGCGGCGACTGGGAGATCGTCCAGGGCCTCGAGATCGACGAGTTCTCGCGCGCCAAGATCGACGCCTCGGTCGCCGAGCTCGTCGAGGAGCGCGACGCGGTCACCAAGCTCGGCCTGATCTGA
- a CDS encoding DUF3017 domain-containing protein, whose translation MTRPDGVSGTQAYAALIVAMCIGLVLVAFGAWRQGIIVVGSSLVGGALIRAALPEPRAGLLRVRGRTFDVLWMLVLGSGLVTLAFAVPQG comes from the coding sequence ATGACCCGACCCGACGGCGTCTCGGGGACGCAGGCGTACGCCGCGCTGATCGTGGCGATGTGCATCGGGCTCGTTCTCGTGGCGTTCGGCGCCTGGCGCCAAGGGATCATCGTGGTCGGCAGCTCGCTCGTCGGTGGCGCCCTGATTCGCGCCGCCCTCCCCGAGCCGCGCGCCGGGCTCCTGCGGGTGCGAGGCCGTACCTTCGACGTCCTGTGGATGCTGGTCCTCGGCTCCGGTCTGGTCACCCTCGCCTTCGCCGTCCCGCAGGGTTAG
- a CDS encoding bifunctional methylenetetrahydrofolate dehydrogenase/methenyltetrahydrofolate cyclohydrolase: MSAQILDGKAASAAIKTDLTARVATLAERGVRPGLGTLLVGDDPGSQIYVAGKHRDCAQVGIESIRVDLPATAGQDEILEAVDTLNADPACTGYIVQLPLPKGIDENAVIGRIDPDKDADGLQPTNLGWLVLNEPAPLPCTPRGIVELLRWGGVEIAGAHVVVVGRGVTVGRPLGLLLTRRTENATVTLCHTGTRDLAAEVRRADIVVAAAGVPSIITADMVKPGAAVLDVGVSRDVEGKIAGDVDAGVAEVAGWVSPNPGGVGPMTRAMLLQNVVEAAERTAGPA; this comes from the coding sequence GTGAGCGCTCAGATTCTCGACGGCAAGGCCGCTTCCGCTGCGATCAAGACCGACCTCACCGCACGGGTCGCGACTCTCGCGGAGCGCGGGGTACGACCGGGGCTGGGGACGCTGCTCGTCGGCGACGACCCCGGCAGCCAGATCTACGTCGCCGGCAAGCACCGGGACTGCGCGCAGGTCGGCATCGAGTCGATCCGGGTCGACCTGCCCGCCACGGCCGGCCAGGACGAGATCCTCGAGGCGGTCGACACGCTCAACGCCGACCCCGCCTGCACCGGCTACATCGTGCAGCTGCCGCTGCCGAAGGGCATCGACGAGAACGCCGTCATCGGCCGTATCGACCCCGACAAGGACGCCGACGGACTCCAGCCGACCAACCTCGGCTGGCTGGTCCTCAACGAGCCTGCTCCGCTGCCGTGCACGCCGCGCGGCATCGTCGAGCTGCTGCGCTGGGGCGGCGTCGAGATCGCCGGGGCCCACGTCGTCGTGGTCGGACGCGGTGTCACGGTCGGACGGCCGCTCGGGCTCCTCCTCACCCGGCGTACCGAGAACGCGACCGTCACCCTCTGCCACACCGGCACCCGTGACCTCGCGGCCGAGGTGCGGCGGGCCGACATCGTCGTCGCAGCCGCCGGCGTGCCGTCGATCATCACCGCCGACATGGTCAAGCCGGGGGCTGCAGTCCTCGACGTCGGTGTCAGCCGCGACGTCGAGGGCAAGATCGCGGGGGACGTCGACGCCGGCGTGGCCGAGGTCGCCGGGTGGGTCTCCCCGAACCCGGGAGGCGTGGGGCCGATGACGCGCGCGATGCTCCTCCAGAACGTCGTCGAGGCCGCCGAGCGCACAGCCGGGCCGGCATGA
- a CDS encoding YbaK/EbsC family protein encodes MTPRLGTLDLVPALDRLDLLADPVAAALSAPGIDASDAWVCEIDPGLADTAAFSEAYAVPLEASANCVVVLGRRAGEERAAACVVRADTRADVNGAVRRRLDVRKLSFAPTDWATETTDMAYGGITPVGTPAAWPVLVDERAAAIEWALIGSGVRHSKLVVPGALLAALPGAEVGAFALD; translated from the coding sequence GTGACCCCTCGCCTCGGAACCCTCGACCTCGTGCCCGCGCTGGACCGCCTCGACCTCCTCGCCGACCCTGTGGCCGCAGCCCTGTCCGCGCCGGGCATCGACGCGAGCGACGCCTGGGTGTGCGAGATCGACCCCGGTCTGGCGGACACGGCGGCGTTCTCGGAGGCGTACGCGGTGCCGCTCGAGGCGTCGGCCAACTGCGTCGTCGTGCTCGGCAGGCGCGCCGGTGAGGAGCGGGCGGCCGCGTGCGTGGTCCGGGCCGACACGCGCGCCGACGTGAACGGCGCCGTACGCCGTCGGCTCGACGTCCGCAAGCTGTCGTTCGCGCCGACGGACTGGGCGACGGAGACCACCGACATGGCGTACGGCGGCATCACGCCGGTCGGCACCCCGGCGGCGTGGCCGGTCCTCGTCGACGAGCGGGCTGCCGCGATCGAGTGGGCGCTGATCGGCTCCGGCGTCCGGCACTCGAAGCTCGTGGTCCCCGGGGCGCTGCTCGCCGCACTCCCCGGAGCGGAGGTCGGCGCGTTCGCCCTCGACTGA
- the purH gene encoding bifunctional phosphoribosylaminoimidazolecarboxamide formyltransferase/IMP cyclohydrolase, with protein MSEAIAGDDRRPIKRALISVYDKTGLEALANALHAEGVALVSTGSTADRIADAGVPVTKVEELTGFPEALDGRVKTLHPRVHAGILADMRLDSHVEQLTELEIEPFDLVVVNLYPFRQTVASGASPDEVVEQIDIGGPSMVRAAAKNHPSVAVVVDPRRYDTLLTAVRAGGFTLEERKRLAAEAFTHTASYDIAVASWFQSIYAPQSQQQFPAWIGGDWGLSTVLRYGENPHQAAALYHGDRVGIANATQLHGKEMSYNNYVDADAARRAANDFDEPAVAIIKHANPCGIAVGDDILDAYAKAHATDPLSAYGGVIAANRTVTVAMAEKVADVFTEVIVAPEFEPRAVEVLTRKKNIRILVAPLDEHPQGIELRLISGGALMQSRDHVDAPGDDPATWTLVAGEPADEATMADLAFAWTACRTVKSNAILVAKDRAAVGVGMGQVNRVDSCRLAVERAGEERAAGAVAASDAFFPFADGLQVLIDGGVRAVVQPGGSVRDDEVIAAANAAGVTMYVTGSRHFFH; from the coding sequence ATGAGCGAGGCCATCGCGGGCGACGACCGCCGCCCCATCAAGCGCGCCCTGATCTCGGTGTACGACAAGACCGGGCTGGAGGCGCTGGCGAACGCTCTGCACGCCGAGGGCGTGGCGCTCGTCTCCACCGGGTCCACCGCAGACCGGATCGCGGACGCCGGCGTCCCGGTGACGAAGGTCGAGGAGCTGACCGGCTTCCCCGAAGCCCTCGACGGCCGGGTCAAGACGCTGCACCCGCGGGTGCACGCCGGGATCCTCGCGGACATGAGGCTCGACAGTCACGTCGAGCAGCTCACCGAGCTCGAGATCGAGCCGTTCGACCTCGTCGTCGTCAACCTCTACCCGTTCCGGCAGACGGTGGCCTCCGGTGCGTCGCCGGACGAGGTCGTCGAGCAGATCGACATCGGCGGGCCGTCCATGGTGCGCGCAGCAGCCAAGAACCACCCGTCGGTCGCGGTCGTCGTCGACCCCCGCCGGTACGACACGCTGCTCACGGCCGTACGCGCCGGAGGCTTCACCCTCGAGGAGCGCAAGCGCCTCGCCGCGGAGGCGTTCACGCACACCGCCTCGTACGACATCGCGGTCGCCTCGTGGTTCCAGAGCATCTACGCACCGCAGTCGCAGCAGCAGTTTCCGGCGTGGATCGGCGGCGACTGGGGCCTGTCCACGGTGCTGCGCTACGGCGAGAACCCGCACCAGGCGGCGGCGCTCTACCACGGCGACCGTGTTGGCATCGCCAACGCGACCCAGCTGCACGGCAAGGAGATGTCGTACAACAACTACGTCGACGCCGACGCCGCGCGACGTGCCGCCAACGACTTCGACGAGCCCGCCGTGGCGATCATCAAGCACGCCAACCCGTGCGGGATCGCGGTCGGTGACGACATCCTCGACGCCTACGCGAAGGCGCACGCGACCGACCCGTTGTCGGCGTACGGCGGCGTGATCGCGGCGAACCGCACCGTCACCGTCGCGATGGCGGAGAAGGTGGCGGACGTCTTCACCGAGGTGATCGTGGCGCCGGAGTTCGAGCCGCGCGCGGTCGAGGTGCTGACGCGCAAGAAGAACATCCGGATCCTGGTCGCGCCGCTCGACGAGCACCCGCAGGGCATCGAGCTGCGGCTGATCTCGGGCGGTGCGCTGATGCAGTCGCGCGACCACGTCGACGCGCCCGGCGACGATCCGGCGACATGGACGCTGGTCGCGGGGGAGCCTGCCGACGAGGCGACCATGGCCGACCTCGCGTTCGCGTGGACGGCGTGCCGCACGGTGAAGTCCAACGCGATCCTCGTCGCGAAGGACCGCGCTGCCGTCGGCGTCGGCATGGGCCAGGTGAACCGGGTCGACTCCTGCAGGCTCGCGGTCGAGCGCGCGGGCGAGGAGCGGGCGGCGGGCGCCGTCGCCGCGTCCGACGCGTTCTTCCCGTTCGCCGACGGGCTGCAGGTGCTGATCGACGGCGGTGTGCGCGCCGTCGTCCAGCCGGGCGGCTCCGTGCGCGACGACGAGGTGATCGCGGCTGCGAACGCCGCCGGCGTCACGATGTACGTCACCGGGTCGCGCCACTTCTTCCACTGA
- the purN gene encoding phosphoribosylglycinamide formyltransferase, which translates to MTRRTPPPTTDRPARLVVLVSGSGSNLQALVDACADPAYGAEVVAVGADRDGIEGLARGERAGAATFVHRVRDYDQRADWDAALTASVAAYEPDLVVSAGFLKLVGAEFLAAFADRYVNTHNSLLPSFVGIHGPRDALAYGVKLAGATLFFVDDGVDTGPIIAQVAVPVLDDDTEETLLERIKEAERRQLVDAVGSMVRRGWTIDGRKVTIG; encoded by the coding sequence CTGACCCGCCGGACTCCACCCCCGACGACTGACCGCCCGGCACGGCTCGTCGTCCTCGTCTCCGGGTCCGGCAGCAACCTGCAGGCCCTCGTCGACGCCTGCGCCGATCCGGCGTACGGGGCCGAGGTGGTAGCCGTCGGCGCGGACCGCGACGGCATCGAAGGCCTCGCGCGCGGCGAGCGCGCCGGTGCCGCGACGTTCGTGCACCGCGTCCGCGACTACGACCAGCGGGCGGACTGGGACGCTGCGCTGACGGCGAGCGTGGCGGCGTACGAGCCCGACCTGGTGGTCTCCGCCGGCTTCCTCAAGCTCGTCGGGGCGGAGTTCCTCGCGGCGTTCGCCGACCGCTACGTCAACACCCACAACTCGCTGCTGCCCAGCTTCGTCGGGATCCACGGGCCGCGCGACGCCCTCGCGTACGGCGTCAAGCTCGCCGGCGCCACCCTCTTCTTCGTCGACGACGGCGTCGACACCGGGCCGATCATCGCCCAGGTCGCCGTCCCCGTCCTCGACGACGACACCGAGGAGACCCTCCTCGAACGCATCAAGGAAGCAGAGCGTCGCCAGCTGGTCGACGCTGTCGGATCCATGGTCCGCCGCGGTTGGACCATCGACGGAAGAAAGGTCACCATCGGATGA